The Ahaetulla prasina isolate Xishuangbanna chromosome 3, ASM2864084v1, whole genome shotgun sequence genome window below encodes:
- the TUBB6 gene encoding tubulin beta-6 chain codes for MREIVHIQAGQCGNQIGTKFWEVISDEHGIDPAGGYAGDSALQLERISVYYNESSSQTYVPRAILVDLEPGTMDSVRSGPFGQLFRPDNFIFGQTGAGNNWAKGHYTEGAELVDSVLDIVRKECEHCDCLQGFQLTHSLGGGTGSGMGTLLISKIREEYPDRIMNTFSVMPSPKVSDTVVEPYNATLSVHQLVENTDETYCIDNEALYDICFRTLKLTTPTYGDLNHLVSATMSGVTTSLRFPGQLNADLRKLAVNMVPFPRLHFFMPGFAPLTARGSQQYRALTVPELTQQMFDAKNMMAACDPRHGRYLTVATVFRGPMSMKEVDEQMLAIQNKNSSYFVEWIPNNVKVAVCDIAPRGLKMASTFIGNSTAIQELFKRISEQFSAMFRRKAFLHWFTGEGMDEMEFTEAESNMNDLVSEYQQYQEATANDGDEAFEDDDEEINE; via the exons ATGAGGGAGATCGTGCACATCCAGGCGGGTCAGTGTGGAAACCAAATCGGAACCAAG TTTTGGGAAGTGATCAGCGACGAGCATGGGATTGACCCGGCCGGAGGCTATGCTGGTGACTCAGCTTTGCAGCTGGAGAGGATCAGCGTCTACTACAATGAATCATCCT CCCAAACATATGTACCCAGAGCAATTTTGGTGGACTTGGAACCTGGAACCATGGATAGTGTCCGATCTGGCCCGTTTGGACAACTCTTTCGGCCTGATAATTTTATCTTTG GACAAACAGGTGCTGGAAATAACTGGGCCAAAGGACATTATACTGAAGGAGCAGAACTTGTAGATTCAGTGCTCGATATTGTGAGAAAAGAATGTGAACACTGTGATTGTTTGCAAGGATTTCAGCTCACTCATTCTCTCGGAGGAGGAACAGGTTCTGGGATGGGAACACTTCTCATCAGCAAAATTCGAGAGGAATATCCTGATAGAATAATGAATACATTTAGTGTCATGCCGTCTCCCAAAGTGTCTGACACTGTGGTAGAACCATATAATGCCACTCTCTCAGTCCATCAGCTGGTTGAAAATACAGATGAAACCTATTGTATTGATAATGAAGCGCTGTATGATATTTGCTTCCGTACTTTGAAGCTTACCACTCCAACATATGGAGATCTCAACCATTTGGTGTCTGCCACAATGAGCGGGGTAACAACATCACTGCGTTTTCCTGGCCAACTAAATGCAGATTTACGCAAGTTGGCAGTAAATATGGTTCCATTCCCACGCTTACACTTCTTTATGCCTGGATTTGCTCCTTTGACTGCCCGAGGCAGCCAGCAGTACCGAGCACTTACAGTCCCAGAGCTCACTCAGCAAATGTTTGATGCCAAAAACATGATGGCAGCCTGTGATCCAAGACATGGACGATATCTGACAGTGGCCACAGTCTTCCGAGGTCCCATGTCCATGAAAGAGGTTGATGAGCAGATGCTGGCCATCCAGAACAAGAACAGTAGCTACTTTGTAGAATGGATCCCAAATAATGTCAAAGTGGCTGTTTGTGATATAGCACCTCGTGGCCTCAAGATGGCCTCTACCTTTATTGGAAATAGCACCGCTATTCAAGAGCTCTTCAAAAGAATTTCAGAGCAGTTCTCTGCCATGTTTAGGAGAAAGGCTTTTCTTCACTGGTTTACCGGTGAAGGTATGGATGAGATGGAGTTTACAGAAGCAGAAAGCAACATGAATGATCTCGTTTCTGAGTACCAACAGTACCAAGAAGCAACAGCAAATGATGGAGATGAAGCAtttgaagatgatgatgaagaaattaatgaataa